DNA sequence from the Cucurbita pepo subsp. pepo cultivar mu-cu-16 chromosome LG06, ASM280686v2, whole genome shotgun sequence genome:
GCCATGAAACTCTCTGAAGATATCAATGGCATGATTTCTGGGAGAAGTTCTGCTTCTGGACCAGAAGCTCAGCGTCATGCCTCAGCTATACGCAGGAAGATCACAATATTGGGTACCAGACTTGATACCTTGCAGACTCAGTTACCCAAGCTTCAAGGAAAGCAACCAATGTAAGCCATGTGATATATGGTTTTTTCTGGGAATTGTGCGTTCTTGATGGTATATTATTTCTGTGTCTCGTGGCTTGCAGACCggagaaagagatgaatcGACGCAGGGATATGATAGCGAATTTGAGATCGAAAGCTAACCAGATGGCTTCAACTTTGAACATGTCTAACTTTGCTAACCGAGATAGCTTACTTGGTCCAGAAATAAAGCCAGCAGAGAATAGGACGGAAGGCTTAGACAACCGAGGCCTACTCGGTTTTCAACGACAAGTTATGAGAGGCaggtttatttgtttaaagtCACTGGAAAAATATCAGTATGAATTTCTGTTAATGTGAAAATGTGATATTTGGAGCAGAGCAAGATGAAGGCCTCGAGAAACTGGAAGGGACTATAATGAGCACAAAACATATTGCATTGGCTGTCAATGAAGAACTTAGCCTTCACACGAGACTTATCGTATGTCTTTCGATCGTTGTCGTGTTTATTCATTTGTTGACTTACTTGATCACTAAGTCTTCTCACGAACTCgattcttataattttagtcTTGTTTTTAACTCTGTTCAATGGTGCAGGATGATTTGGATGAACATGTCGATGTTACAGATTCCCGATTACGGGTACGAATCTCTTGTTCTGATTCTTTTCTTACATGATAGGATGTTTGTTGTGTACATATCTGTTGTGTACTATAACTGTGAGAGGGTTCACCATGTTGGAAAAGATAGAAAC
Encoded proteins:
- the LOC111796819 gene encoding syntaxin-51-like, with protein sequence MAYTLESWAKEYNEAMKLSEDINGMISGRSSASGPEAQRHASAIRRKITILGTRLDTLQTQLPKLQGKQPIPEKEMNRRRDMIANLRSKANQMASTLNMSNFANRDSLLGPEIKPAENRTEGLDNRGLLGFQRQVMREQDEGLEKLEGTIMSTKHIALAVNEELSLHTRLIDDLDEHVDVTDSRLRRVQKRLAIMNKRTKGGCTCMSMISSIVGIVVLITLIWLLIKYL